From the genome of Cryptococcus depauperatus CBS 7841 chromosome 1, complete sequence, one region includes:
- a CDS encoding calcium-translocating P-type ATPase, PMCA-type, whose amino-acid sequence MSSQSPPPLIITTDDSASPPVGRAEQRTQPSIRISDVGVVEEAADRVGSNQHDQSHLFPNDRLHPHYAGYSPTASDSSALTPPSPTLTNSSIQFSDNLLTPSSSPNRMTSLALRDNNPNPSGDMQMLQPGDKFGGGRDRGWSVGTWSSAVPTTDESHSVKKSKLPLFGRWGSKSNEPVEVKDEDGKGKKEKNKGGEEPTMAHLDPEKDQTDPTPFRENPSRLAMLVDPKSLEDLEKIGGVQGLLDGLGVDKTKGLAVGIEEGHVDNGAPLHSADMPGRDAPQWRAGMDERRRVYGKNDLPQRKSKSLLLLMWLAFKDKVLILLSIAAVISLALGLYQDLGTPPDVIYNDECPNGCEEAQLDWVEGVAIVVAISIVVMVGSVNDWQKERQFKTLNAQREDRTIKVIRGGNEMVINVKDVVVGDVCLLEPGEIIPVDGVFLSGHNVRCDESGATGESDAIKKFPYDECIAERDNLQQGQKAKKDCFLISGAKVLEGVGEYVAISVGTKSFNGRIMMAMRGDAEETPLQLQLNKLAKLIAKLAGASGGLLFIALMIRFFVQLKTNSERSANDKAQSFIQILIISVTLIVVAVPEGLPLAVTLALAFATKRMTKQNLLVRVLGSCETMANATVVCTDKTGTLTQNEMTVVAGSLGVHGKFVKDLSDNASRSNANHVKGRNERDDFSFDMEKFNDIASPNLQTLFNEAICINSTAFEDKDEDGNPTFVGSKTETALLQFAKDRGWASYKQIRESAEIVQMIPFSSKLKAMGVVVKRSGKYRLYVKGASEVLTNNCVGHIAVREDENQGPLEVIPFNEQSTNNISKTIIFYASQSLRTIALCYRDFESWPPKGVNTNEADEVPYEDIAYDMNLIAVTGIEDPLRPGVREAVEKCQRAGVAVKMCTGDNVLTARSIANQCGIFSAGGLVMEGPVFRRLSDADRLEVIPRLQILARSSPEDKRLLVKTLKEMGEVVGVTGDGTNDGPALKLANVGFAMGIAGTEVAKEASDIILMDDSFKNIVLAIMWGRCVNDSVKKFLQFQISVNITAVVITFVSAVASSSEESVLTAVQLLWVNLIMDTFAALALATDPATESSLDRKPDRKSAPLITFEMFKMILVQALYQIIVCLVLHFAGLKILGLENTNQNNTELGALVFNCFVFCQIFNQLNCRRLDRKLNVLEGFWRNWYFIIIFCIMVGGQILIIEVGGAAFQVTRLGGRDWGISIVVGAISLLIGAIIRLLPTEPFAKLLIKLRIYNDPNKLPEYSSEAGEEQYTYNPALNQVKDNLASYASIREGRLRASSMTKSKSSQMRDAGIQLPSLLTMVPTVVAGTVGAGAHWVTHLNPATLSNPAGQDPSRSTAELYKDKISLHPQTDPKDPLYVKFGIRPPSPAPPDQSPSKMGQERV is encoded by the exons ATGTCTTCACAGTCGCCACCACCACTTATAATTACAACAGATGATTCGGCATCTCCTCCAGTTGGAAGGGCGGAACAGAGAACTCAGCCATCCATAAGAATCTCAGACGTGGGTGTCGTCGAAGAGGCGGCAGATCGTGTCGGATCGAATCAACATGACCAAAGTCACCTCTTTCCCAACGACAGGCTCCATCCGCATTATGCAGGTTATTCGCCTACGGCTTCGGATTCGTCGGCGCTGACGCCACCCTCGCCTACGTTGACAAACTCTTCCATTCAGTTTTCTGATAATCTACTCACGCCGTCATCATCACCCAACCGGATGACTTCCTTGGCGTTGAGAGACAATAATCCCAATCCTTCTGGGGATATGCAAATGTTGCAGCCTGGGGATAAGTTTGGTGGCGGGCGCGACAGAGGATGGTCTGTTGGGACTTGGTCTAGTGCAGTGCCAACGACGGATGAGAGCCATTCGGTAAAAAAGTCCAAACTGCCGCTATTCGGCCGCTGGGGGTCAAAGTCGAACGAGCCGGTGGAGGTTaaggatgaggatgggaaaggaaagaaagaaaagaacaagggCGGTGAAGAACCGACGATGGCGCATCTCGATCCGGAAAAGGACCAGACGGATCCCACACCGTTTCGTGAAAATCCTTCTAGACTTGCCATGCTCGTCGATCCCAAATCGTTGGAAGATCTCGAAAAAATTGGCGGCGTGCAAGGGTTGTTGGATGGGCTTGGTGTAGACAAGACAAAAGGGCTGGCTGTCGGTATAGAGGAAGGGCATGTGGACAATGGTGCTCCTCTACACTCGGCCGACATGCCTGGAAGAGATGCGCCACAGTGGCGTGCCGGAATGGacgagagaagaagagtgtATGGTAAAAATGATTTGCCACAGAGGAAAAGCAAGAGCTTGTTGTTGCTCATGTGGCTCgctttcaaagacaaagtgTTG ATTCTCTTGTCTATTGCTGCCGTCATATCACTCGCTCTTGGTTTGTATCAAGATTTAGGCACTCCGCCTGACGTCATTTACAACGACGAATGTCCCAACGGATGTGAAGAGGCACAGCTAGACTGGGTTGAGGGTGTTGCCATTGTGGTAGCCATTAGCATTGTCGTAATGGTTGGGTCCGTCAATGATTGGCAAAAGGAACGTCAATTTAAAACACTCAACGCTCAGCGGGAAGATCGAACGATCAAAGTTATTAGAGGTGGTAATGAAATGGTCATCAACGTCAAGGATGTCGTCGTGGGCGACGTTTGCTTGTTGGAACCTGGTGAAATCATTCCAGTCGACGGTGTCTTTTTGAGTGGTCATAATGTCAGATGCGATGAATCTGGAGCTACCGGTGAATCGGACGCGATTAAAAAGTTTCCCTACGACGAGTGTATTGCTGAGAGAGATAATTTGCAACAAGgtcaaaaagcaaaaaaagactGTTTTTTGATCTCTGGTGCCAAAGTTCTTGAAGGTGTTGGTGAATATGTTGCCATTTCTGTGGGCACAAAGAGTTTTAACGGCCGAATTATGATGG CTATGCGTGGCGATGCTGAAGAGACCCCTCTCCAGCTCCAACTCAACAAGCTTGCAAAGCTCATTGCTAAGCTTGCCGGTGCTTCTGGTGGTCTCCTCTTTATCGCTCTCATGATTCGCTTTTTTGTGCAGCTCAAGACAAATTCCGAAAGGTCAGCCAATGACAAGGCGCAGTCTTTTATTCAGATTTTGATTATTTCTGTTACCCTCATTGTCGTGGCAGTTCCTGAAGGCTTGCCTCTGGCAGTGACTCTGGCTTTGGCATTTGCAACAAAACGAATGACAAAGCAAAACCTCTTGGTCCGAGTCTTGGGTTCTTGCGAGACAATGGCCAATGCAACCGTCGTGTGCACGGACAAGACTG GTACATTAACACAGAATGAGATGACTGTCGTTGCAGGTTCTCTCGGCGTCCATGGCAAGTTTGTAAAGGACCTGTCTGACAATGCTTCCCGTTCAAATGCCAACCATGTCAAGGGCAGGAATGAACGCgatgacttttcttttgacatGGAAAAATTCAATGACATTGCATCTCCTAACCTTCAGACATTGTTCAATGAAGCCATTTGTATCAACTCAACTGCTTttgaagacaaagatgaagacggTAATCCTACTTTTGTTGGAAGCAAAACCGAGACTGCCCTCTTGCAATTTGCCAAAGATCGTGGTTGGGCCAGTTACAAGCAAATCCGTGAATCTGCTGAAATCGTCCAGATGATTCCATTCAGCTCCAAACTCAAGGCAATGGGCGTGGTTGTAAAACGAAGCGGCAAGTATAGGCTTTATGTCAAAGGCGCGAGCGAAGTCTTGACAAACAATTGTGTTGGTCATATCGCCGTTcgagaagatgaaaatcAGGGGCCCCTTGAAGTCATCCCTTTCAATGAACAGTCGACGAACAACATCTCAAAGACCATTATTTTCTATGCCAGCCAGTCTCTCCGTACTATTGCGCTTTGTTACCGCGATTTTGAGTCATGGCCGCCTAAGGGAGTCAACACAAATGAAGCGGATGAAGTCCCTTATGAAGACATTGCCTACGATATGAACCTGATTGCTGTTACGGGTATTGAAGATCCACTTCGACCGGGTGTACGAGAAGCTGTCGAAAAATGCCAACGTGCTGGTGTGGCTGTGAAGATGTGTACTGGTGACAATGTCTTGACTGCAAGGTCTATTGCCAACCAATGTGGTATCTTTTCTGCTGGTGGTCTTGTCATGGAAGGACCGGTGTTTCGAAGA TTGTCTGACGCCGATAGATTGGAGGTTATCCCTAGACTGCAGATCCTTGCGCGGTCGTCTCCAGAAGACAAGCGGTTGTTGGTCAAGACGTTGAAGGAAATGGGTGAAGTTGTTGGCGTAACTGGCGATGGTACGAATGACGGTCCCGCTCTCAAGCTGGCTAACGTCGGATTCGCTATGGGCATTGC TGGTACCGAAGTAGCAAAAGAAGCCTCTGATATCATTCTCATGGAtgattctttcaaaaacataGTTTTGGCTATCATGTGGGGGCGTTGTGTCAATGACTCTGTCAAAAAGTTCCTTCAATTCCAGATCTCTGTCAACATCACAGCCGtcgtcatcacttttgTCTCAGCTGTTGCCTCTTCTAGTGAAGAGTCCGTTCTTACAGCTGTCCAGCTTCTTTGGGTCAACTTAATTATGGATACCTTTGCTGCCCTTGCCCTCGCCACTGATCCTGCTACGGAATCCTCTCTTGACCGTAAACCCGACAGGAAGAGTGCCCCTCTCATAACATTTGAGATGTTCAAAATGATCCTCGTTCAAGCCCTCTATCAGATCATTGTTTGTTTAGTTTTACATTTTGCCGGTCTCAAAATTTTGGGCTTGGAGAACACTAATCAAAACAATACTGAGTTGGGAGCACTTGTGTTCAAttgttttgtcttttgtcagATCT TCAATCAATTGAACTGTCGAAGACTAGACCGCAAGCTCAACGTGCTTGAAGGTTTCTGGCGCAATTGGTATTTCATTATAATCTTCTGCATCA TGGTTGGTGGTCAGATTTTGATCATCGAGGTGGGTGGCGCTGCCTTCCAAGTGACTAGGCTAGGTGGTCGAGACTGGGGTATCAGCATTGTAGTTGGAgccatctctcttcttATTGGAGCCATCATCCGCCTTCTCCCGACTGAACCCTTCGCCAAACTTCTCATCAAACTCCGCATTTATAATGATCCCAACAAGCTTCCGGAATATTCTTCAGAGGCAGGTGAAGAGCAATACACTTACAACCCGGCTTTAAACCAAGTCAAAGATAACCTTGCTTCCTATGCTAGTATCCGAGAAGGGAGGCTTAGAGCAAGTTCCATGACGAAGAGTAAGAGCTCTCAGATGCGGGATGCCGGTATTCAATT GCCATCACTTCTCACCATGGTTCCTACAGTCGTTGCTGGCACCGTCGGTGCTGGTGCTCATTGGGTCACACATCTTAACCCTGCAACGCTGTCCAATCCTGCCGGCCAAGACCCTTCACGGTCGACTGCTGAATTGTACAAGGATAAAATTTCGCTTCACCCTCAAACAGACCCAAAAGATCCCTTATATGTCAAGTTTGGAATTCGACCCCCTAGTCCTGCTCCACCAGATCAGTCTCCTTCCAAGATGGgccaagaaagagtatgA